In Streptomyces sp. SN-593, a single genomic region encodes these proteins:
- the cydD gene encoding thiol reductant ABC exporter subunit CydD, with protein sequence MFHVKPVDPRLLTYARTTRVFLAGSVLLGAAGAGLVVAQAVLIADVVVGGFQQGRGAGALRGDLIALAAVAVGRALVAWLTELCAHRAGAAVKSQLRQRLLAHATALGPNWLTGRRGGELTVLATRGVDALDDYFARYLPQLGLAAVVPVVVLARIATADWISALTIVVTLPLVPLFMVLVGWATRDRMDRQWRLLARLSGHFLDVVGGLPTLKVFGRAKAQAENIRKITDDYRRATLRTLRIAFLSSFVLELLATISVALVAVGIGMRLVHGELDLRTGLLVLVLAPEAYLPLRQVGAQYHAAAEGLAAAEEVFEVLETALPAAADAGRQPAPDLRTATIRVEDVEVVRDGRLGRTTLELAPGRTVAVTGPSGAGKSTLLRTLLCFVEPSAGRIVVDGTDLADIDRASWHRQIAWVPQRPHLFAGTVAENVRLARPDASDAEVRSALAAAGAAGFADPDDLLGEDGAGLSAGQRQRLALARAFLADRPLLLLDEPTANLDGDTEAEVVRALRELSATRTVLLVAHRPALLPLADRVEAIASDGAAADPARAAAREPAEVRGHREAHTASAAGTPTVEQQLLDKHLLDLQPFEQQPFDGSTAGAPTPGGPAVDDPASVPFARDRGTRKRRRGAGGFVEGRDIRGFRVRFAGACALGVLALGCAVGLMGTSGWLISRAAQQPPVLYLMVAVTATRTFGIGRAAFRYGERLVGHDAVFRALGGVRVAVFRRLERLAPAGLGRTGRGDLLSRLVADVDGVQDHYLRWLLPATTAAATGLCAAAFTGWLLPAAGAVLGAGLLVAGAAVPALSVAAARRTEDRLAPARGVLSARVLGLFTGTAELTVAGALSGRRARAAEADRALRRITARSAAVTALGAGLTALVTGLTVTGCAWVGVRAVAAGRLHGVLLAVLVLLPLAAFEAVAGLPLAAQQRQRSRRAAQRVRDVLDAPLPVREPEQPGQAPEAPFPLVLRGLTARHPGQKRPALAGVDLTLTPGRRVAVVGPSGAGKTTLAHVLLRFLDAEQGTYTLAGRDASALDGDDVRRLVGLCAQDAHVFASTVRENLRLARPGAQDGELREALAAARLALDLDTEVGEHGARLSGGMRQRLALARALLADFPVLVLDEPAEHLDLPTADALTADLLAATRGRTTVLITHRLAGLAGGAVDEVVVLSGGRVVQRGNYDELAAVEGPFRQTLERERAAEDAARTVAEPVAV encoded by the coding sequence ATGTTCCACGTGAAACCTGTCGATCCCCGGCTGTTGACGTATGCGCGGACCACCCGTGTCTTCCTCGCCGGCTCGGTGCTGCTGGGGGCGGCGGGGGCCGGACTGGTCGTGGCCCAGGCGGTGCTGATCGCCGACGTGGTGGTCGGCGGGTTCCAGCAGGGCCGGGGCGCCGGCGCGCTGCGCGGTGACCTGATCGCGCTGGCCGCGGTGGCGGTCGGACGGGCGCTGGTGGCCTGGCTCACCGAACTGTGCGCGCACCGGGCGGGCGCGGCGGTCAAGTCGCAGCTACGGCAACGGCTGCTCGCGCACGCCACCGCGCTCGGCCCGAACTGGCTGACGGGACGGCGCGGCGGCGAGCTGACCGTGCTCGCCACCCGCGGCGTCGACGCGCTCGACGACTACTTCGCCCGCTACCTGCCCCAACTCGGCCTGGCCGCGGTGGTGCCCGTGGTGGTGCTGGCCCGGATCGCCACCGCGGACTGGATCTCCGCGCTGACCATCGTGGTGACGCTGCCGCTGGTGCCGCTGTTCATGGTGCTGGTCGGGTGGGCGACCCGGGACCGGATGGACCGCCAGTGGCGGCTGCTGGCGCGACTGTCCGGGCACTTCCTCGACGTGGTCGGCGGCCTGCCCACACTGAAGGTCTTCGGCCGGGCGAAGGCGCAGGCCGAGAACATCCGGAAGATCACCGACGACTACCGCCGAGCCACCCTGCGCACCCTGCGGATCGCCTTCCTCTCCTCCTTCGTGCTGGAACTGCTCGCCACCATCTCGGTCGCCCTGGTCGCCGTCGGCATCGGCATGCGGCTGGTGCACGGCGAACTCGACCTGCGGACGGGGCTGCTGGTGCTGGTGCTCGCGCCCGAGGCGTACCTGCCGCTGCGCCAGGTGGGCGCGCAGTACCACGCGGCCGCCGAGGGGCTGGCGGCGGCCGAGGAGGTCTTCGAGGTGCTGGAGACCGCGCTGCCGGCGGCCGCGGACGCAGGTCGGCAGCCCGCCCCCGACCTGCGCACGGCCACGATCCGCGTCGAGGACGTCGAGGTGGTTCGGGACGGGCGGCTGGGCCGGACCACGCTGGAACTCGCACCCGGCCGGACGGTCGCCGTCACCGGACCGAGCGGCGCGGGCAAGTCCACGCTGCTGAGGACCCTGCTCTGCTTCGTCGAGCCGTCCGCCGGGCGCATCGTCGTGGACGGGACCGACCTCGCCGACATCGACCGCGCCTCCTGGCACCGGCAGATCGCCTGGGTGCCGCAGCGGCCGCACCTGTTCGCCGGGACCGTCGCGGAGAACGTGCGGCTGGCCCGGCCCGACGCGAGCGACGCGGAGGTACGGTCCGCGCTGGCCGCGGCCGGAGCGGCCGGGTTCGCCGACCCCGACGACCTCCTCGGCGAGGACGGCGCGGGCCTGTCGGCCGGTCAGCGGCAGCGGCTCGCCCTGGCCCGCGCCTTCCTCGCCGACCGGCCCCTGCTGCTGCTCGACGAGCCCACCGCGAACCTGGACGGCGACACGGAGGCCGAGGTCGTCCGGGCCCTGCGCGAGCTGTCCGCCACCCGAACGGTGCTGCTCGTCGCGCACCGCCCCGCGCTGCTGCCCCTGGCGGACCGGGTCGAGGCGATCGCCTCGGACGGCGCCGCCGCGGACCCGGCGCGGGCGGCCGCGCGGGAGCCCGCCGAGGTCCGGGGCCACCGCGAGGCGCACACGGCGTCGGCGGCGGGCACACCGACCGTCGAGCAGCAGCTCCTCGACAAGCATCTCCTCGACCTGCAGCCCTTCGAGCAGCAGCCCTTCGACGGGTCGACCGCGGGCGCACCGACCCCCGGCGGTCCCGCCGTGGACGACCCGGCCTCCGTGCCGTTCGCCCGGGACCGGGGCACCCGCAAGCGGCGGCGGGGCGCCGGCGGCTTCGTCGAGGGCCGCGACATCCGCGGGTTCAGGGTCCGGTTCGCGGGCGCCTGCGCGCTCGGCGTCCTCGCGCTCGGCTGCGCGGTGGGCCTGATGGGCACCTCGGGCTGGCTGATCAGCCGGGCCGCCCAGCAGCCGCCCGTGCTCTACCTGATGGTCGCCGTCACCGCGACCCGCACCTTCGGCATCGGCCGCGCCGCCTTCCGGTACGGGGAGCGGCTGGTCGGCCACGACGCGGTCTTCCGGGCGCTCGGCGGCGTACGCGTGGCCGTCTTCCGCCGGCTGGAGCGGCTGGCGCCCGCCGGGCTCGGCCGGACCGGCCGCGGCGACCTGCTCTCGCGGCTGGTCGCGGACGTGGACGGTGTCCAGGACCACTACCTGCGCTGGCTGCTGCCGGCGACGACCGCGGCGGCCACCGGGCTGTGCGCGGCGGCCTTCACCGGATGGCTGCTGCCCGCGGCCGGTGCCGTGCTCGGCGCCGGCCTGCTGGTCGCGGGTGCGGCCGTGCCGGCGCTGTCGGTCGCGGCGGCCCGCCGGACCGAGGACCGGCTGGCACCCGCCCGGGGCGTGCTGTCCGCCCGGGTACTCGGGCTGTTCACGGGCACCGCCGAGCTGACCGTGGCCGGTGCCCTGTCCGGGCGGCGCGCGCGGGCCGCGGAGGCCGACCGGGCGCTGCGCCGGATCACCGCCCGCTCGGCCGCCGTGACCGCCCTCGGCGCCGGACTGACCGCGCTGGTCACGGGCCTGACGGTCACCGGGTGCGCCTGGGTCGGCGTGCGGGCGGTCGCGGCCGGCCGGCTGCACGGCGTCCTGCTGGCGGTACTGGTGCTGCTCCCGCTCGCCGCCTTCGAGGCCGTCGCGGGCCTGCCGCTCGCCGCCCAGCAGCGGCAGCGCAGCCGCAGGGCCGCGCAACGGGTGCGGGACGTGCTGGACGCGCCCCTGCCCGTGCGGGAGCCGGAGCAGCCGGGGCAGGCACCCGAGGCGCCCTTTCCGCTGGTGCTGCGCGGGCTGACCGCGCGTCACCCCGGCCAGAAGCGGCCCGCCCTCGCCGGCGTGGACCTGACGCTGACGCCCGGGCGCCGGGTCGCCGTCGTCGGACCGTCGGGCGCGGGGAAGACGACCCTGGCGCACGTGCTGCTGAGGTTCCTCGACGCCGAGCAGGGGACGTACACCCTGGCCGGGCGGGACGCCTCGGCGCTGGACGGCGACGACGTCCGGCGGCTGGTCGGGCTGTGCGCGCAGGACGCGCACGTGTTCGCCAGCACCGTGCGGGAGAACCTGCGGCTGGCCAGGCCCGGCGCCCAGGACGGCGAACTGCGCGAGGCACTGGCCGCGGCGCGGCTCGCCCTCGACCTGGACACCGAGGTCGGCGAGCACGGCGCCCGGCTGTCCGGCGGCATGCGGCAGCGGCTGGCGCTGGCCCGCGCGCTGCTGGCCGACTTCCCCGTGCTCGTGCTCGACGAGCCCGCGGAGCACCTGGACCTGCCCACCGCCGACGCCCTGACCGCCGACCTCCTTGCGGCCACCCGCGGCCGGACGACCGTGCTGATCACCCACCGCCTGGCCGGGCTCGCCGGCGGCGCCGTGGACGAGGTCGTGGTGCTGTCGGGCGGCCGGGTCGTGCAGCGCGGCAATTACGACGAGCTGGCCGCCGTCGAGGGACCCTTCCGCCAGACCCTGGAACGGGAGCGGGCCGCCGAGGACGCCGCCCGTACCGTCGCGGAGCCGGTGGCCGTCTAG